CGACCGGACTGGCGGGTATCGTCGGGATCATCGGGATCACCGTGCTCTTCAGCCTCGTCTTTGTGGCGTTCTCGAACATCGTCGCGCTTGTCACGCGCGATGAGGAGGCGACGATAATGATCGCGAACCTGCTGACGTTTCCGCTCCTGTTTTGCTCGAGCGCCTTCCTGCCGCTGACTGTCCTGCCGGACTGGATCCGGACTGTCGCAGTTGTCAACCCCGTCACCTACGGCGTCGACGGGGTTCGAGCCCTCGTGCTCGGAGCGGACGTGACGACGGTCGTCGACGTGACCGCGTTCGGGGGGCTCTGGAACACCGTCGCGCCCGCGGCAGCGGTGCTCGCGCTCTTCGCACTGGTGCTGGGTGCGATCGCCGGCAAACTGCTCGAGAGCGCCTGGAAAGCCGAGGTCCGGTAGCAACGGCCCACGCCGCTCTCGCGTCGATTTCCGACGGCCGGGCACCATACTAGCCCGCGGATCGTCTCCACACTACCACTACCTTCAAAGGGTCACAGCGGCGTTCGCCCTCCTGGCCCCACTCGATCGCTCGAGGCGATGGTCGTCTCGACGAGGTGGGTCTGTGCCCGCCGGAGTCGCTCGGAGAGTGACGACGCGGAGATCCCGAGTTCGGCGGCGACGTCCTCGAGCGACGCCGTCCGCGGGATCTCAAAGTATCCCATTTCGTAGGCGATTCGGACCGCCTCGAACTGGGGGTCGGTCAGTCCGTCGTCTGTCGCCGCGGCGTCGGTCCCGCGAGTAAGTCTGCAGAGCCTGAACGCACCGTTCCGTTGCCAGAAGGTGCGAAAGTCGTCCAGTGTCTCCATATCGGCAAATCTCCCGGTCTGGACCCAGCCGGTCGGCGTGACCCGGATCCGATCGATGATCGAGTCCGTGTGCGCCAGCGCGCGGAGCGCTGCGAGGTCGTCGACCGCCTCTCCGAGTTGGTCCTCCATCCCGACGCTCGGCAGTATCTTGTACCGACGTCGCTGGTCCGTTCGGTCGATCAGCGAGTACTCCCCCACGAACGTTGCCGACTCGAAGGCTTGTTCGACCCGTTCGGGCGAGTCGTGGATCACAGTGGTGATAAACGGTGGGTGACGGCCCTGATCGGGACCGATCATGGTTTCGAGCGTCGCCTCGGGGAACGTCTCGGCCACCTCGACGAGCGGGAGCGACTCGCAGATAATCTCGTATTCGGCGACGAGTTCCATACTCAGTCTGAGTCGACGGCATCGGATATACCGCCCGAAATTGATAACTGTCTGTCAGACCGTGCCATTGCTATCGGCGAACCGTCCGCTGGTCAGACGGGCGGCGAGGCGACGGGGCGGCGAGGCGACAAGGTGACGGGTTGATGGGTAGACAGGAGGGTGAGGCAGCAAGACGGCGACTCAGCGGCCGACCAGATCGTCGTAGCGCGCGCCGGTCTGCTTCAGCGTCTCGGTCGAGTAGAGCCGTTCGTGATCGACGGGGAGATAGTCGGCAGCGAGTTCGTCGATCTTCGCGTCGACGGCCTCCGAATCGCGGCCGTGGATCATCGTAAACAGGTTGTACGGCCACTCCTGCTCGGGACGGCGGGGCCGATTGTAACAGAGCGTAACGGAGGGCAGCCCACCCGCTCGCTCGCCCCACTCGTCGAGTTCACCGTCGGGCACGTCCCAGACGACCATGCAGTTGGCGTCAAAGCCCGTCACGACGTGGTTGATCACGCAGCCGATACGCTTGAGATAGCCACCCTCGAGCAGCCGTTCGACGGCCGCGAGCACGTCCTCGACGGCGTAGCCGACTTCCCCCGCGATGTCGCGGTACGGCGTCGCCGACAGCGGGAACCCGTCCTGAATTTCGAGTAAGAGTTCGGCCTCGAGCGCGGAGAGATCGCCCGCCGCTTCCTCGCTGATCCGAGTCGCAGAGGAGTCTAATCGCTCCTCAAGGGATTCGCGGGCGAAGCGATCGCCGTTGACGACGGGGAACTCGAGGTCGATGTAGTAATCGGTCAGCATCGGCAGATTCAGGACGCCACAGCCGGTACGGTGCTCGATTTCGGCTAAAATGTCGTCGCGGGCGGCCTGCGAGCCGGCGGTGACGACGAACCACATGTTCCATTCGTGATCGCGGGCGTAGTTGTGGTTGACCTGTCGGTAGTCGTTGATGATCGCGGCGACCTCCGTGAAGCGGTCCGCGGGTGCCTGCACTGCGGCGAGCGTCGACGAGCCGATCACGGGCGGGTTGAGGACGGCACCGAACCGGCGGACGATACTGGCCTCCTGCAGGGCGCGGACGCGGTCGATCGCTTCTGATTCGTCAATTCCGAGATCGGAACCAACGCGGCGGAATGGGCGTTCTTCGATCGGGAAGCCGCTCTGATAGCCGTCGATCAGCGCTGCGTCCACGTCGTCGATGGCCTCGCGCCAGTTCCCCGACAGGGTACTCATTGGTTACCCTAGGGAGAAGAGGGCCGTATCGTTTTCGGGTCTGCTCGAGTCGGCCCAGTGGGTCGCGCGGAGACAGCGGGATTTCTCGCAACGGAGTGTGACGCTCGAGCCAATTTCGGCGGTATCGTGTGTTGCATCAATGCAAGGTGACATCGCGCTTGTGAAATCGAGCAGCCAGTTTTCAGATACTAACCACCAGCCTTGAATAATACTATAGTTCCAGATAGTTATCGCCGAGTGGGATCGCATCCCGGCACAGAGTAGCCAGGAAATCCATACAGTATTTGGGAGTAAGACAGAGTCCGTCTCCAGTTGTCACCGGGACCATAATTTCGACTAGCTAAATCGGCTCATCGAACGACTGATCCGACGGATCGAATTGGGATCGTCACCAAGAAACCGCGCTGTGATTGCGAGAGTTGCAAGCAGACACCGACAACTGATAGCGGGTTCGGTGAGCGTGGCGGCGTGTCTTTTGCTCCACGAGTCCTCGAACGACCGCTATCGCAGACGTATATTTTCTGTCTATCCGGTGACGAGGTTCCGGCTTCCCTCTCTCGGTAACAGTCTATCTCCGATACGAAACGAGCGATAATGGACCTCGAGAGAAGCTATCTTATAGAATATGTTTCGTAGTACTTCCCAGAACAGGTACCATTCGAAATCGACAAACAATCACTCGTCGAAACGGGACTGTCGCGGATGGCGGCTGTTGCCGACTTCGTCTGGTCACGGAGAGGGTATCTGATTTTCGAGGAAATGGGTGTAACACCCCACAACGCCGTCCGCCACGGCGGTCACGAGTGGGTCGGATAGGTCTCGCAAACGGACCATCCTCGCGGTAGCCGCAGCTGAACGGCGGCGATCGACTGCGACGGAATGGATTACAACCATACGTGTGTAATAATCTTGGCAGTCGAACGGCCCGAGCAGGGCCTCGTTTGATGGAGGTATTCCAGAGACAGATGGTTTTGAACGAAGGCAATGATTATATAATTATTGTTCATGCCATAACCACAAAAACACCGCACGAGACGCGCTATAGTTGAGTATCATACTGACAGGCTCATATCATTGATGGGAATAACCGATCCCTATCTCTCGTTACTCACCGCATAGTTAGATATATTGACAGCGAAGGACGGCTGAATGGCGACTCCGCGCCGGATGCGGTTTATCCGTGGACAGCTCGCTTGGATGGTAGCGACGGTACTCCTCCTGTCAGTGCTCGGCTCGCTCTCCGCCGAACTGTTCTTCGTCTGTTCGCTAATCGGGCTGCTCGTCGTCACCGAGCTCACTGCACCGGTCAGCGTGACGCCGACGTGGCGATCACGGTTGACGTGGCTCACGCTGCTTGGTCTCGTCGGGTTCACCGCGCTCGTCGTCCACCGGCTTCTCGAGTTGGTCCCACCGGCGGTGATCCCGTGAGCTGGCACGCCGGAACGGTCGACGAGGAGGGAATCGTCTGGCCACGTGCCCTGCTGGTCGCGCTCGCACTGGCGACCGTCGTCGCGCTTGGGGTCCTCGCGGCGACGTCCACTGCGGCATTCAGTCCACACAATCCCGCCTGGGACGGCGCGACCGGCCTCCGCGACGAGATCGAAGCCGATCCCGACGTCGAGAGCGAACTCGTCCGTGATCCGGACAGATACGAGGCATTCTCGAACGAATCCGCTGCCAACGGGACGGTCGCGTTCGTCGTCGCACCGGACGATTCCTACACCGATGCGGAGGCCGCGCGGATCAGGACGTTCGTCGAGAACGGCGGCACGCTCGTCGTCCTCGAGAACGTCGGCGAGAACGGGAACAAGCTACTGGCCGATGTCGGTGCGGCGGCCCGCACGGACGGACGCCTGCTACGCGACGAGTACGAGAACGACGGGGGGCCGGCGATGCCGGTCGCGACCGGCGTCGAGAACCACTCGCTGACCGACGGGGTCGACCAGCTGACGCTCAATTACGCGACAGCGGTCGACCCAGGATCGGAGAATACGACGGTACTCGCCACGACGAGCGATCTCGCCTATCTCACTGCGGACGATGACCAGCTTGACCAGGAAGACGAACTCGGAACGCACCCGGTCGCGACCGTAGAAAACGTCAGCCGCGGACGAGTCGTCACAGTCGGCGATCCGAGTCTCGTGATCAACGCGATGCGCGACCGACCGGATAACGATCGATTCGTCCGGGAACTGTACGGCGATGCGGACCGTGTCCTGCTGGACGTCTCGCACACCGCCGACGTCCCACCGCTGGCCGCCGCGGTCCTGACGATACGCGCCGTCCGACCGCTGCAGCTGCTGCTCGGGGTCGGCGGCATCGCCGCGATCGCGGCGGCATCCGGGCGACGCGCCCGCTCAGTCGCGGCGCGCGCTCGGCGACTACTGCCCGGAAACCGCTCCCGACGCGCCGACCCGCACGATGGCTCGGCATCATCAGTCCGGTCGTCGTCCTCGGTGTCCGTCCTGTCCGACGCAGAGCGGGAAGCGATTGTTCGACGGCGACATCCCGAGTGGGACGATGATCGGATCCAGCGCGTGATAGCGGACGGTAACCGTATCCGACGGGACCACGATGACTAGGATGACTACGATGATGTCGACTGAACGGGTCCAATCCGCGCGGCGGAACGGAGACGCGACGAACGAACCCGTCCGAAGCTACCCGATAGGCCATACACGAGACTACGAATGAGCGAGAACGATCCAAAATCCGACGGCAGTCGTACAGACACGGGCGATCCGGAAGCGATCTTCGACGCGTTACGCGCGGAGATCGGCCGCGTCCTCGTCGGCAACGACGACGCGGTCGAACTGCTTACGATCACGCTGCTGACTCGCGGCCACCTCCTGCTCGAGGGGGTCCCCGGCGTGGCGAAGACGACGCTCGCGAACCTCTTCGCCCGCGCGAGCGGCCTCGAGTATAATCGTGTTCAGATGACGCCGGATATCCTCCCGGCGGACATCACGGGGACGGAGATCTACCGCAAGAACAGGGAGACGTTCGAACTCCAGCGAGGCCCTGTCTTCGCGAACGTTGTCGTCGCCGACGAGATCAACCGCGCGACGCCGAAGACCCAGAGCGCCCTGCTCGAGGCTATGCAGGAGCGTCACGTCACCATCGGCGGGAAGACGCTCGAGTTGCCACAGCCGTTTATGGTCATCGCGACGCAGAATCCGATCGAGATGGAGGGCGTCTTCGAACTGCCGGAGGCCCAGCGCGATCGCTTCCAGTTCAAACACCGGATCGGGCTCCCCGGCGAGGACGACGAACTGGAACTCGTCGACCGCTTCGATGACGAGCCGATGCTCGGGCCGACGGCGGTCGAGCAGGTCGTCGACCGCGAGGAAATACTCGAGGCACGGGAGCGTGCCGACGCCGTTCACGTCGCTCGCCCGGTCAAGAAGTATCTCGTCGATCTCGTCGGGGAGACGCGAGCCCATCCCGATGTCGCTCACGGAGCGTCACCGCGGGCGACGCTCGCGTCTCTCGACGGGGTCAAGGTACGGGCCGCGATCCGCGGTCGCGGGTACGTCATCCCGGACGATGTGAAGGCACTGGCCGAGCCGATTCTGGCGCATCGACTCGTGTTGACGACCGACGCCGGACTGAGCGACGTCGCTGCGGACGAAGTCGTCGCGGATGTCCTCGAGTCCGTCGATGTTCCGGGGACTGAGACCGCGCTCGAACAGGAGGCCGTGAGCGACGGTGGCGACGACACCTACCCGACGGAGTGAGCCAGTCCGAGAGAACACCGGTCCCGGCAGTCGGACACGCGAGGAGAGTCACGCTGGCTCCCATCGACAGGTGATCAGCCACTCGGTTCGCTCCTCGCCAGGATCGACCTCGAGTTCGATCGACTGATCGAGGGCGTCGGCGAACCCGGCCGCGAGAAACGAGGCGACGGGATGATCGAACCGATCGACGTCGCCGAAGGCGGACGATTCGACGGCGATGGTCGCGCGTCCGTCGTCGGCATCAACCGCCGGATCGGCGCTGGTCGCGAGTTCGAACTGTTCGACGAGTCCGTCAGCGAGCCGTGTCGCAGCGGCCGTCGGCTCGGCCGGGAGCGGCTCGTCGAGCGTCCGCTCGAACTCTGCGAGGAGCCTTCCGCCGGTTGGTGCGAGGACGAGGCCCCGTTCCGCCGATCTGGTACTGATGGGGCCCGAACGGTCGTCGGGAAGGGTATACTCGGCCCGCTGTGGGACGAACAGACGGATCGACGACGCACCGGTTCCGGGGAGATAGAGGCGTTCGTCTCGGAGGGCGAGTTCGTCTGCCAGGGCCTGCGCGTTCGTCGCGGCGGCGGCGTAGACGCAGTCACCGACATCGGCGGCGACGAACCGACCGGGAGTGAGATAGTAGGTGAGTATCGCGCCGAACAGACCGGTCGCGCCGAGGGCGAACAGGACGTTTCGCCCGTCGGAAAACAGGCCACCGCCGAGGGCGGCGAGCACGCCAACGACGGCGAGCCATCGGGCGGTTCGGCGGTACGTCCCCCGCATCGCGCGTGCGTACTCCGCCCGGAGGCGAGCGTTCTCCTCGGCCAGTAGTTCCGCTCTGGCAGCCGCCTCGTCCCGGTCTGAGGACGATCCTGCAGCGGCGTCGTCGCTCTGTGACAGTCGTGAGTCGGTCCGATCTAGGTCGTCAGTGCTCTGAGTCATCAGTAGGTATCAGCGTCGGCTGGCGAGTCCGCGTCCGGCGGCGACGAACCGACGTGCTCCGTCGCCGCAATCGCTGTGTCGGTGGTCAACTCGCTCGACCGTTGCCGCGAATCGGGACGGTCGCGTTCCCCTCGGTCGAGGACGAAGACGAGTCCGTATCGATGGAGTCCATAGACGCCACCGGCGAGCGCGGCGAGTGACGCGACGGCGGCCATCCAGAGCGGCCGCCCCGCCGGACCCAGCACGGCCCAGGCGATTCCCGCGAGGCCCCCGGCGCTCACGAGTGCGGCTGCAGCGTGGCCGATCTGAGCGCCCCTCGCCGTTCGCGGGGCTGAGGCGAGCACGAGCGCGACGAACCCGGCCTCGACGATCGCGAACGGGAACGGGTCAATCCCGGCAGGAAAGAGCCCGATGAGCGCAACGTGGCCGACCGCGACCGCAGATGGCGTCTCGAGCGCGTACCAGACGGCGACAGTTGCGATGCCGGCGATCGCACCCGGTCGGCCGGCCGCGTGGGAGAACGCCGCGACGAGCGCTGCGAGCCCCAGGACCATCGACACGTCGAGATCCGTCGACCGGCTGTCGGCGGCTGCGCGTGCGCTCTCGTCGCTCTCGGTCGGCCCCGTTGCGTCGTCGCCGTCGTTGCCGTCGGCCTCGGCGGCCGCGGGCGGCCGATCGCTCATCGTCGCTCACCCCATTCGCGCCCGGCCGCGAGGACGGCCGCGAGTCGATCGCCGGGCCCGACTTCGAACGCGCGGACCCGGTCGAGTCGCCCGATATCACGGCGCAATGCCTCGAACTCGAGGTAACGGTCGTACGCTCGTTCGACGTCGTCGATGCCGCTGGGTTCATAGAGCACCGTGGGTGCGAGAAAGACCGTGACGGCGGCGTTGTTCGCGCGGGCCATCGACACCGTCTCGCGAAGTTCGGACGGCTCGGCGTCGTCGGTGAAGATGACGGCCCACGTCGAGGACGCGTTCGACGTCAGTGCCGTCTCCACGGCGTCGAAGAGCGGTCGCTCCCGAACACGGCGGTAGTACCGCTGGGAATCGGCGTAGAACGGACGGAGCGTCTCGGCGAAGGAGTCGCCGTCGGCCTCGAGATCGCGAACTGAGCGACGAGCCGTCGCCCGCGTCGGCCGGTCGTGAATCGACGGATCGGGGCCGGCGGTCGTCCGAGTCGGGCGTCCTCGCTCGGTGTGCCCGCCGTCGGTCGCTTGTGATGGCGTTCGAGCGGCCGGCTCGGCAGCGCTCCGGGCGGTCGGTTCCGACGGCGTCGGCTCGATGTCGAGGAGTTCGCGGCGAACCGTCGCATACGTCTCGGCCGTCGCCGTAGGATCGATACGGGTCGTCACGCCGCGGTCGTCGACGCCAACGAGCCCGAGCGGGTCGTCGAGTTCACGGGCACTTTCAGCCGTCGAGAGCACTACCTCACGGAGGTAGTCGAGTTTCGTCTCTGCCGGTGGGCCAGTCGAGAGGGATCGGCGGTGATCGACCACGAGGAGGGTCCGACGCGTCGTCTCGGTCTCGTACTCGCGGACGTGGGGCGTCGCGAGCCGCGCGGTCGCCTTCCAATCGATCCGCTTGGCCGCGTCCCCAGGAACGTGTTCCCGTATTTCGGCCGGCTCGATCCCGCGGCCCGACCGGCGTAGCGTGTGTGCACCGTACAGGCTCGTGAGCCGATCGCCGCCCTCACCGACGTGAATTTGCTGGGGGCCTCGCGACTCGACCGAGACAGTCGGTTGCTCGGCCGTTGCGAACGTCTCGACGAACCGACCGTCGGTCGCGGTCACTCGAGCCGCATCGAACCGGTGGCGACCGACGACCGGCCACGTGACGGCCACGGTCTCCGTTGTGGCCGTCGCATTGGGCTCGAGCGCGACGCCCGTCGCGTCACGGTCCGGCGTCGTCGCCGCGGTCGGCAGGCCAGCGTCCACGTTGAGGGAGAGGAGCGCCGGGTCCGCGAGCCTGGCGTCCATCGTTACCGGCGTCGACTCGTCGGCTCGAACGGTCGCGGACGGAAGTGATCGCGTCACTGAGAGTCGGCGTCTCGCTCGGTCGAGCGCAGCGAGAAACGAGTACTGTGACGCGAGGATCCACGCGCCGATCAGTACCGTTCCCGCCAGGGGGAGCGGACGATCGATGACGACCGCGAACGCGGCCAGAAACCCCGCGAGGGAGAGGCTAGCCCAGAGTTCACGCGTCAGTCGCATACCGTTTGTCACGTCCCATCGGGACAGTGTTGAAGCTACTGGTCATCACCACCCATTGCAACATCGCGCCGTAAAACAGATCGAACCGAAGACTTACTCCTC
This genomic stretch from Natrinema sp. SYSU A 869 harbors:
- a CDS encoding helix-turn-helix domain-containing protein, which codes for MELVAEYEIICESLPLVEVAETFPEATLETMIGPDQGRHPPFITTVIHDSPERVEQAFESATFVGEYSLIDRTDQRRRYKILPSVGMEDQLGEAVDDLAALRALAHTDSIIDRIRVTPTGWVQTGRFADMETLDDFRTFWQRNGAFRLCRLTRGTDAAATDDGLTDPQFEAVRIAYEMGYFEIPRTASLEDVAAELGISASSLSERLRRAQTHLVETTIASSDRVGPGGRTPL
- a CDS encoding Lrp/AsnC family transcriptional regulator; amino-acid sequence: MSTLSGNWREAIDDVDAALIDGYQSGFPIEERPFRRVGSDLGIDESEAIDRVRALQEASIVRRFGAVLNPPVIGSSTLAAVQAPADRFTEVAAIINDYRQVNHNYARDHEWNMWFVVTAGSQAARDDILAEIEHRTGCGVLNLPMLTDYYIDLEFPVVNGDRFARESLEERLDSSATRISEEAAGDLSALEAELLLEIQDGFPLSATPYRDIAGEVGYAVEDVLAAVERLLEGGYLKRIGCVINHVVTGFDANCMVVWDVPDGELDEWGERAGGLPSVTLCYNRPRRPEQEWPYNLFTMIHGRDSEAVDAKIDELAADYLPVDHERLYSTETLKQTGARYDDLVGR
- a CDS encoding DUF4350 domain-containing protein codes for the protein MSWHAGTVDEEGIVWPRALLVALALATVVALGVLAATSTAAFSPHNPAWDGATGLRDEIEADPDVESELVRDPDRYEAFSNESAANGTVAFVVAPDDSYTDAEAARIRTFVENGGTLVVLENVGENGNKLLADVGAAARTDGRLLRDEYENDGGPAMPVATGVENHSLTDGVDQLTLNYATAVDPGSENTTVLATTSDLAYLTADDDQLDQEDELGTHPVATVENVSRGRVVTVGDPSLVINAMRDRPDNDRFVRELYGDADRVLLDVSHTADVPPLAAAVLTIRAVRPLQLLLGVGGIAAIAAASGRRARSVAARARRLLPGNRSRRADPHDGSASSVRSSSSVSVLSDAEREAIVRRRHPEWDDDRIQRVIADGNRIRRDHDD
- a CDS encoding MoxR family ATPase codes for the protein MSENDPKSDGSRTDTGDPEAIFDALRAEIGRVLVGNDDAVELLTITLLTRGHLLLEGVPGVAKTTLANLFARASGLEYNRVQMTPDILPADITGTEIYRKNRETFELQRGPVFANVVVADEINRATPKTQSALLEAMQERHVTIGGKTLELPQPFMVIATQNPIEMEGVFELPEAQRDRFQFKHRIGLPGEDDELELVDRFDDEPMLGPTAVEQVVDREEILEARERADAVHVARPVKKYLVDLVGETRAHPDVAHGASPRATLASLDGVKVRAAIRGRGYVIPDDVKALAEPILAHRLVLTTDAGLSDVAADEVVADVLESVDVPGTETALEQEAVSDGGDDTYPTE
- a CDS encoding DUF58 domain-containing protein, whose protein sequence is MRLTRELWASLSLAGFLAAFAVVIDRPLPLAGTVLIGAWILASQYSFLAALDRARRRLSVTRSLPSATVRADESTPVTMDARLADPALLSLNVDAGLPTAATTPDRDATGVALEPNATATTETVAVTWPVVGRHRFDAARVTATDGRFVETFATAEQPTVSVESRGPQQIHVGEGGDRLTSLYGAHTLRRSGRGIEPAEIREHVPGDAAKRIDWKATARLATPHVREYETETTRRTLLVVDHRRSLSTGPPAETKLDYLREVVLSTAESARELDDPLGLVGVDDRGVTTRIDPTATAETYATVRRELLDIEPTPSEPTARSAAEPAARTPSQATDGGHTERGRPTRTTAGPDPSIHDRPTRATARRSVRDLEADGDSFAETLRPFYADSQRYYRRVRERPLFDAVETALTSNASSTWAVIFTDDAEPSELRETVSMARANNAAVTVFLAPTVLYEPSGIDDVERAYDRYLEFEALRRDIGRLDRVRAFEVGPGDRLAAVLAAGREWGERR